A window of Haliscomenobacter hydrossis DSM 1100 contains these coding sequences:
- the rpoB gene encoding DNA-directed RNA polymerase subunit beta yields MTFNGKAQSAEAKRITFSKTKFPTPYPDFLEIQLKSFQEFFQLETTPENRMNEGLYKVFQENFPITDARNIFVLEFLDYFIDPPRYSIEECMQRGLTYSVPLKAKLRLSCNDEEHVDFQTIVQDVFLGNIPYMTPKGTFMINGAERVIVSQLHRSPGVFFGQSVHPNGTKIYSARVIPFKGAWMEFATDINTVMYAYIDRKKKFPVTTLLRAIGYDTDKAILDIFDLADEVTTTREALEKSIGRKLAARVLRSWTEDFVDEDTGEVVTIERNEIILERDTVLDEDNIEAILEASVATIILQKEDIEQDYSIIYNTLQKDPTSSELEAVQYIYRQLRGTDPPDEETARGIIEKLFFSDKRYNLGEVGRYKINKKLQLDISEETLVLTKEDIISIVRFLVTLMNQMAEIDDIDHLENRRVRTVGEQLYAQFGVGLARMARTIRERMNVRDNEVFTPVDLINARTLSSVINSFFGTSQLSQFLDQTNPLSEITHKRRISALGPGGLSRERAGFEVRDVHYSHYGRLCTIETPEGPNIGLISTLCVHAKINKMGFLETPYRKVIEGLVEKDGQPLYLSAEGEDKMRIAQANALLEYDGSFVQDRVKCREHGDFPVLTPEEIDYMDVAPNQIVGVSASMIPFLENDDANRALMGSNMQRQAVPLIRPHSPIVGTGLEGKVARDSRMLINAEGEGVIEYVDATEIHVRYDRTGEEQLISFEDNLKKYNLIKFTRTNQGTCINLRPIVRKGDRVEKGQILCDGYATERGELALGQNMKVAFMPWKGYNFEDAIVISERVVREDIFTSVHIEHFEIDVRDTKLGEEELTNDIPNVSEEATKDLDENGIIRIGAWVKEGDILIGKITPKGESDPTPEEKLLRAIFGDKAGDVKDASLKAPPSTTGVIIDKQLFARAKKDKVQKGQEKDVLSKLDDQHKVATNELLTILVDKLMILLKDKTSQGIRTIYGDNLLAKGVKFTQDTLRELDYTSVDYTNWTDEAKINELVARLLHNYSIKHNEEVGRYKREKFNVSIGDELPAGVLKLAKVYMAKKRKLKVGDKLAGRHGNKGIVSRIVRAEDMPFLEDGTPVDIVLNPLGVPSRMNLGQIFETVLGWAGEKLGVKFATPIFDGATRDEIEEWIQKTSLPSLGQTFLSDGETGDRFHQQATVGVIYMLKLSHMVDDKMHARSIGPYSLITQQPLGGKAQFGGQRFGEMEVWALEAFGAANILQELLTIKSDDINGRAKAYEAIVKGDNLPEPNIPESFNVLVHELRGLALDVKFE; encoded by the coding sequence ATGACATTCAATGGTAAGGCACAATCAGCTGAGGCGAAGCGTATCACCTTCAGCAAAACTAAATTTCCAACTCCATACCCTGATTTCCTTGAAATTCAGCTAAAGTCATTTCAGGAGTTTTTCCAACTGGAAACGACGCCCGAAAATCGTATGAACGAGGGACTTTACAAGGTTTTTCAAGAAAATTTTCCAATTACTGATGCGAGAAACATTTTCGTACTCGAGTTCCTGGATTACTTTATTGACCCCCCCCGTTACAGCATAGAGGAGTGTATGCAACGTGGATTGACCTATAGCGTTCCGCTTAAGGCCAAGTTGCGTCTGTCCTGTAACGACGAGGAACACGTCGACTTCCAGACCATCGTCCAAGACGTTTTTCTGGGGAACATCCCGTACATGACCCCCAAGGGTACCTTTATGATCAATGGTGCTGAGCGCGTGATTGTATCACAGCTTCACCGTTCACCAGGGGTGTTTTTTGGTCAAAGTGTACACCCCAACGGTACCAAAATTTATTCTGCCAGGGTTATCCCGTTCAAAGGGGCCTGGATGGAATTTGCTACCGACATCAACACCGTGATGTACGCGTACATCGACCGGAAGAAAAAATTTCCGGTAACTACCCTTCTACGCGCCATAGGTTACGATACGGACAAAGCGATCCTGGATATCTTTGACCTGGCCGACGAAGTAACGACTACCCGTGAAGCACTCGAAAAGAGTATTGGCCGCAAACTCGCCGCTCGCGTATTGCGCAGCTGGACCGAAGACTTTGTGGACGAAGACACGGGAGAGGTGGTAACCATCGAACGGAATGAAATCATTCTGGAACGGGACACCGTTTTGGATGAAGACAATATTGAAGCAATCCTGGAAGCCTCGGTAGCAACCATCATCCTTCAGAAGGAAGACATCGAGCAGGATTACTCCATTATATACAATACCCTGCAAAAAGACCCAACCAGTTCTGAACTGGAAGCGGTACAGTACATCTATCGCCAATTGCGCGGTACCGATCCGCCCGATGAAGAAACGGCGCGTGGCATCATCGAGAAATTGTTCTTCTCCGATAAACGCTACAACCTGGGTGAGGTAGGCCGCTACAAGATCAACAAAAAGCTGCAACTGGACATCTCTGAGGAAACCCTGGTGTTGACCAAAGAAGACATCATTTCCATCGTGCGCTTCCTGGTGACCTTGATGAACCAAATGGCGGAAATCGACGACATTGACCACCTTGAAAACCGCCGCGTACGTACCGTAGGTGAGCAGCTTTATGCCCAATTTGGTGTAGGTCTGGCTCGTATGGCCCGTACCATCCGCGAACGGATGAACGTGCGCGATAATGAGGTGTTCACGCCCGTTGACTTGATCAACGCCCGTACCTTGTCTTCGGTGATCAACTCCTTCTTTGGAACCAGCCAATTGTCGCAGTTCCTGGATCAAACCAACCCCTTGTCAGAAATCACGCACAAGCGACGTATTTCAGCACTGGGACCAGGTGGTCTGTCCCGCGAACGCGCCGGTTTTGAGGTTCGTGACGTACACTACTCCCACTACGGACGTTTGTGTACCATCGAAACCCCCGAAGGACCAAACATCGGTTTGATCTCGACCTTGTGTGTACACGCCAAGATCAATAAGATGGGCTTCCTGGAAACACCATACCGCAAAGTAATCGAAGGTCTGGTGGAAAAAGATGGACAACCCTTGTACTTGTCTGCCGAAGGGGAAGACAAAATGCGGATTGCCCAAGCCAACGCCTTATTGGAATATGACGGTAGCTTCGTGCAAGACCGGGTCAAGTGCCGCGAACACGGTGATTTCCCGGTATTGACACCCGAAGAAATCGACTACATGGACGTAGCACCCAACCAGATTGTAGGGGTGTCCGCTTCCATGATTCCGTTCCTTGAAAACGACGACGCCAACCGCGCCTTGATGGGTTCGAACATGCAACGTCAGGCCGTGCCCCTGATCCGCCCTCACTCTCCGATAGTCGGTACCGGTTTGGAAGGTAAAGTTGCCCGCGACTCCCGCATGCTCATCAACGCAGAAGGTGAAGGGGTAATTGAATACGTGGATGCAACCGAAATCCACGTGCGTTACGACCGCACCGGGGAAGAGCAGTTGATTTCTTTCGAGGACAACCTGAAAAAATACAACCTCATCAAGTTTACCCGTACCAACCAGGGTACTTGTATCAACCTGCGCCCCATTGTGCGCAAGGGAGATCGGGTAGAAAAAGGCCAAATCCTTTGCGATGGTTACGCCACCGAAAGAGGAGAATTGGCACTTGGCCAAAACATGAAGGTTGCCTTCATGCCTTGGAAAGGGTACAACTTTGAGGACGCCATCGTAATTTCCGAGCGCGTGGTGCGGGAAGATATTTTTACTTCCGTACACATCGAGCACTTTGAAATCGACGTACGTGATACCAAGTTGGGCGAGGAAGAACTCACCAACGATATTCCAAACGTGAGCGAAGAAGCCACCAAAGACCTGGACGAAAACGGAATCATCCGCATCGGTGCCTGGGTTAAAGAAGGCGATATCCTCATCGGAAAGATTACCCCAAAAGGCGAATCCGATCCCACCCCCGAAGAAAAACTCTTGAGAGCGATCTTTGGTGACAAGGCCGGCGACGTGAAGGACGCTTCTTTGAAAGCGCCCCCCTCCACTACGGGTGTAATCATCGACAAGCAACTTTTCGCCCGTGCGAAAAAAGATAAAGTACAGAAAGGCCAGGAGAAAGACGTATTGTCTAAACTGGATGACCAACACAAAGTGGCTACCAACGAATTGCTGACGATTCTGGTAGACAAATTGATGATCCTCCTCAAAGACAAAACTTCGCAAGGCATCCGTACCATCTACGGTGACAATTTGTTGGCCAAAGGGGTTAAGTTTACCCAGGACACCTTGCGTGAACTGGACTATACTTCAGTGGATTATACCAACTGGACCGACGAGGCTAAAATCAATGAATTGGTTGCCCGTTTGTTGCACAACTACAGCATCAAACACAACGAAGAAGTTGGACGCTACAAGCGCGAAAAATTCAACGTGAGCATTGGGGACGAACTCCCTGCGGGTGTACTCAAACTGGCGAAGGTGTACATGGCCAAAAAGCGCAAGCTGAAAGTGGGGGACAAACTCGCTGGCCGTCACGGTAACAAAGGTATCGTATCCCGGATAGTACGCGCTGAAGACATGCCCTTCCTCGAAGATGGCACTCCGGTCGACATCGTGTTGAACCCACTGGGGGTTCCTTCACGGATGAACCTGGGGCAGATCTTCGAAACGGTATTGGGCTGGGCTGGTGAAAAACTGGGCGTTAAGTTCGCTACTCCAATCTTCGACGGGGCTACCCGCGATGAAATTGAAGAGTGGATCCAAAAAACGAGCTTGCCAAGTTTGGGTCAAACCTTCCTATCTGACGGTGAAACGGGCGACCGTTTCCACCAGCAAGCTACAGTTGGGGTGATCTACATGCTTAAACTCAGCCACATGGTTGACGATAAGATGCACGCACGCTCCATCGGCCCATACTCGCTCATTACCCAGCAACCATTGGGTGGTAAAGCACAGTTTGGTGGCCAGCGTTTTGGGGAAATGGAAGTTTGGGCACTCGAAGCATTTGGTGCGGCCAACATTCTCCAGGAATTGCTTACCATCAAGTCAGATGATATCAATGGTCGTGCCAAAGCGTACGAGGCCATCGTTAAAGGAGACAATCTTCCAGAACCAAACATTCCGGAATCCTTCAACGTACTTGTACACGAATTGCGCGGTCTGGCGCTCGATGTGAAATTTGAATAA
- the rpoC gene encoding DNA-directed RNA polymerase subunit beta', which produces MPFKKKGNIQNQNFDSITISLSSPDEILERSYGEVLKPETINYRSYKPERDGLFCERIFGPVKDYECYCGKYKRIRYKGIVCDRCGVEVTEKKVRRERMGHIKLVVPVVHIWFFKSLPNKIGYLLGLSSKKLESIVYYERYVVIQPGVKGNEGVGKNDLLTEEEYLEHLESLPAENQLLDDNDPNKFIARMGAEAVRDMLNRLELDQLSYDLRHQAANETSQQRKSEALKRLRVVEAFRDGQTRMENRPEWAVIQYLPVIPPELRPLVPLDGGRFASSDLNDLYRRVIIRNNRLKRLLEIKAPEVILRNEKRMLQEAVDSLFDNSRKSNAVKAEGGRPLKSLSDILKGKQGRFRQNLLGKRVDYSGRSVIVVGPTLKLHECGLPKGMAAELFKPFIIRKLIERGIVKTVKSAKKLVDRKDPVIWEILENILKGHPVLLNRAPTLHRLSIQSFQPRLVEGKAIQLHPLVCSSFNADFDGDQMAVHVPLSQAAILEAQMLMLSSHNMLNPQNGTPITLPSQDMVLGLYYITKERKTVGDVIVKGEGMKFYSSEEVIIALNEGVVDLHAKIKVRIGVDQPDGTRVMRLTETTVGRVLFNEVLPAGVPYQNSLMTKKNLKNVIGEVIERTDFAVTADFLDEIKEMGFIWAFRGGLSFNLGDLITPSIKQDALEEAQGEVDEVWENYNMGLITNNERYNQIIDRWTYADNRITDTLMRELASHKQGFNSVFMMLDSGARGSKQQIKQLCGLRGLMAKPRKSGDTGGAVIENPILSNFVDGLSVLEYFISTHGARKGLADTALKTADAGYLTRRLVDVAQDVIIMEEDCSTLRGLETLALKDNDKVIEPLVSRIEGRYTLHDIVNPVTDEIILTAGDYIDPRTAEYIEKIGIETVTIRSVLTCESKRGVCAKCYGKNLAIGRIAEEGDAVGIIAAQSIGEPGTQLTLRTFHTGGTASLSKTESEIVAKFAGKIEFDGVKLTEAPDENGARVVLSRTGEIRIVDAETSKQYVAMHVPYGSSLSVLEGDTVSKGQMICNWDPFNAVIISEFSGIAKFDSIEDGVTFRIERDEQTGFSEKVIIESKNKRKIPVIFIMSPDGVELKTYTLPVGSYISIEDGVTITAGDKIAKIPRKLGKIQDITGGLPRVTELFEARNPSNPAIVSEIDGVVNFGKIKRGNREISVTAKDGQIRKYLIGLSKHILVQDGDFVRAGTPLSDGTIAPRDILSIKGPFAVQQYLVNGVQEVYRSQGITINNKHIEVIVRQMMRRVLIEDPGDTSFLEGETVDKMEFLEQNDWIFDKKIVVESGESNRLKPGQLVTLRQIREENSFLKRNDRQLVEYRDAVASTSSPQLLGITKASLGTNSWISAASFQETTKVLSTAAIGAKTDNLMGLKENVIVGKRIPAGTGQRKFDNIIVTHKDRAAELESRYHQFDDMEDED; this is translated from the coding sequence ATGCCATTCAAAAAGAAGGGTAATATTCAAAATCAAAACTTTGACAGCATCACCATCAGCTTGTCTTCTCCCGATGAAATCCTGGAGCGCTCCTATGGTGAAGTACTCAAGCCAGAAACCATTAACTACCGCTCTTACAAGCCGGAACGTGATGGTCTATTCTGCGAGCGCATCTTCGGGCCTGTCAAGGATTACGAATGCTATTGCGGTAAGTACAAGCGTATCCGCTACAAGGGTATCGTGTGCGACCGTTGTGGGGTTGAAGTAACCGAAAAGAAAGTTCGCCGCGAGCGCATGGGCCACATCAAACTGGTTGTGCCCGTGGTACACATCTGGTTCTTCAAATCACTCCCGAATAAAATCGGCTACTTGCTCGGATTGTCTTCCAAAAAACTGGAATCGATCGTTTATTACGAGCGTTACGTAGTGATTCAACCAGGGGTCAAAGGCAACGAAGGGGTAGGTAAAAATGACCTGCTCACGGAGGAAGAATACCTGGAACACCTGGAATCATTGCCCGCAGAAAATCAACTGCTGGACGACAATGATCCCAATAAATTCATCGCCCGCATGGGTGCCGAAGCGGTTCGGGATATGCTCAACCGTTTGGAACTGGATCAGCTTTCCTACGACCTGCGCCACCAGGCTGCCAACGAAACGTCTCAACAACGGAAGTCGGAAGCCCTCAAGCGTTTGCGCGTAGTAGAAGCATTCCGCGACGGGCAAACCCGGATGGAAAACCGCCCAGAATGGGCCGTTATCCAGTACCTGCCGGTAATTCCACCAGAATTGCGCCCATTGGTGCCATTGGATGGTGGTCGTTTTGCCAGCTCCGATTTGAATGACCTTTACCGTCGGGTAATCATCCGCAACAACCGCTTGAAGCGTTTGTTGGAAATCAAAGCGCCAGAAGTAATCTTGCGCAACGAGAAACGGATGTTGCAGGAAGCGGTCGACTCTTTGTTCGACAACTCCCGCAAATCCAATGCGGTAAAAGCGGAAGGTGGTCGCCCGCTCAAGTCATTGAGTGACATCCTCAAAGGTAAACAAGGTCGTTTCCGTCAGAACCTGCTTGGTAAACGGGTGGATTATTCTGGTCGTTCGGTCATCGTAGTAGGACCTACTTTGAAGCTCCACGAATGTGGTTTGCCCAAAGGTATGGCTGCCGAGTTGTTCAAACCCTTCATCATCCGCAAGCTCATCGAGCGTGGCATTGTGAAGACGGTAAAATCGGCCAAGAAACTGGTAGACCGCAAGGATCCCGTAATTTGGGAAATCCTCGAAAATATCCTGAAGGGGCACCCCGTGCTCCTCAACCGTGCACCAACATTGCACCGTTTGTCGATTCAGTCCTTCCAGCCTCGGCTCGTAGAAGGCAAGGCGATTCAGTTGCACCCCTTGGTGTGTAGCTCTTTCAACGCCGACTTCGACGGTGACCAGATGGCGGTACACGTGCCACTGAGCCAGGCTGCTATATTGGAAGCCCAAATGTTGATGTTGTCTTCGCACAACATGCTCAACCCTCAAAACGGTACACCGATTACCCTGCCTTCCCAGGACATGGTATTGGGCTTGTACTACATTACCAAAGAAAGAAAAACCGTTGGTGATGTCATCGTTAAGGGTGAAGGCATGAAATTCTACTCTTCCGAGGAGGTAATTATTGCCCTCAACGAAGGTGTGGTAGACTTGCACGCCAAAATCAAAGTTCGCATTGGGGTAGATCAACCAGATGGCACCCGCGTTATGCGCTTGACGGAGACTACGGTTGGTCGGGTTTTGTTCAATGAGGTGTTGCCTGCGGGTGTGCCTTATCAGAACAGCTTGATGACCAAGAAAAACCTCAAGAACGTCATCGGTGAAGTAATCGAACGCACTGACTTTGCGGTCACTGCCGACTTCCTCGATGAAATCAAGGAGATGGGCTTTATCTGGGCCTTCCGCGGCGGCTTGTCCTTCAACTTGGGTGACTTGATTACGCCTTCCATCAAACAGGATGCGTTGGAAGAAGCACAGGGTGAAGTAGACGAAGTGTGGGAGAACTACAACATGGGTCTGATCACCAACAACGAGCGGTACAACCAAATCATCGACCGTTGGACGTATGCGGACAACCGTATTACCGATACCTTGATGCGCGAGTTGGCCAGCCACAAGCAAGGCTTCAACTCGGTGTTCATGATGCTCGACTCCGGTGCGCGGGGTTCCAAGCAGCAGATCAAGCAGTTGTGCGGTCTGCGGGGCTTGATGGCCAAGCCACGGAAATCTGGTGACACGGGTGGTGCCGTTATCGAAAACCCCATCTTGTCCAACTTTGTGGATGGCTTGTCGGTTCTCGAGTACTTCATCTCTACCCACGGTGCGCGTAAAGGTCTTGCGGATACGGCCCTCAAAACGGCTGACGCAGGTTACTTGACCCGTCGTTTGGTGGACGTAGCCCAGGATGTAATCATCATGGAAGAAGACTGTAGCACCTTGCGCGGTTTGGAAACACTGGCGCTCAAAGACAACGATAAAGTCATTGAACCACTGGTATCCCGGATCGAAGGCCGCTATACTTTGCACGATATTGTCAATCCGGTTACCGACGAAATCATCCTCACCGCAGGAGATTACATCGATCCCCGGACGGCTGAGTACATTGAAAAAATTGGCATAGAAACCGTTACCATCCGCTCTGTACTGACCTGCGAATCCAAACGTGGGGTTTGTGCCAAGTGTTATGGTAAAAACCTTGCCATTGGCCGAATTGCAGAAGAAGGGGATGCAGTGGGGATCATTGCTGCACAATCCATCGGTGAACCGGGTACTCAGTTGACCCTGCGTACTTTCCACACGGGGGGTACTGCATCTTTGTCCAAAACTGAGTCGGAGATCGTTGCCAAATTCGCTGGTAAAATTGAATTTGACGGCGTCAAACTGACCGAAGCTCCCGATGAAAACGGCGCACGGGTAGTTTTGTCTCGTACTGGTGAAATCCGGATTGTGGATGCAGAGACCAGCAAGCAATACGTTGCCATGCACGTACCTTACGGCTCGTCCTTGAGTGTACTGGAAGGCGACACCGTGAGCAAAGGTCAAATGATCTGTAACTGGGACCCTTTCAACGCGGTAATCATCTCCGAATTCTCGGGTATCGCCAAATTCGACTCGATCGAAGACGGGGTTACCTTCCGAATTGAACGTGACGAACAAACGGGCTTCTCCGAAAAGGTCATCATTGAAAGTAAGAACAAACGGAAAATTCCGGTGATCTTCATCATGAGCCCCGACGGCGTAGAACTCAAAACGTATACTTTGCCAGTAGGATCGTACATCTCCATTGAAGATGGCGTAACCATTACTGCGGGTGATAAAATTGCGAAGATTCCACGGAAACTGGGTAAGATTCAGGATATTACGGGTGGTCTGCCCCGGGTAACCGAGCTTTTTGAAGCGCGTAACCCTTCTAACCCCGCCATCGTTTCTGAAATCGACGGTGTGGTGAACTTCGGCAAGATCAAACGGGGTAACCGCGAAATCTCCGTAACCGCCAAGGACGGCCAAATCAGAAAGTACCTGATTGGCTTGAGCAAACACATCCTGGTACAAGATGGCGACTTCGTACGCGCTGGTACACCACTTTCTGATGGTACCATCGCCCCACGCGACATCCTGTCCATCAAAGGCCCATTTGCGGTACAACAGTACCTCGTGAATGGTGTTCAGGAAGTATACCGCTCACAAGGTATCACCATCAACAACAAACACATCGAGGTGATTGTACGCCAGATGATGCGCCGCGTGTTGATCGAAGACCCAGGCGATACCAGCTTCCTCGAAGGTGAAACGGTGGACAAAATGGAATTCCTGGAGCAAAACGACTGGATTTTTGACAAGAAAATCGTTGTAGAATCTGGTGAATCCAACCGCTTAAAGCCAGGCCAGTTGGTGACTTTGCGCCAAATTCGGGAAGAAAACTCCTTCCTCAAGCGCAACGACCGCCAGTTGGTGGAATACCGCGATGCGGTAGCCTCTACTTCCAGCCCACAATTGTTGGGGATCACTAAGGCTTCCTTGGGCACCAACAGCTGGATCTCGGCTGCCTCCTTCCAGGAAACCACCAAGGTGTTGAGTACGGCTGCCATTGGCGCCAAAACCGACAACTTGATGGGCTTGAAAGAGAACGTCATCGTCGGCAAACGTATCCCAGCGGGTACCGGCCAACGCAAGTTCGACAACATCATTGTAACGCACAAAGACCGTGCTGCTGAACTGGAGTCCCGCTACCACCAGTTCGACGACATGGAAGACGAGGATTAA
- a CDS encoding response regulator, producing the protein MAIKIILYEDNTALRESLAELLAEQNDFELLGAFGDCLQVVSQLQSLRPDVILMDIGLPGISGIEAAAIARRLIPAVEIIILTVFEDDDKVFDALSAGASGYLLKKTTPEKLIDAIRDIQLGGVAMSPGIARKVLGYFAQKQQRALELERLSPREKEILQHLANGDSQKMIAYDLGISLETVKTHIKRIYEKLQVHSLAEAIAKVFLNH; encoded by the coding sequence ATGGCTATAAAAATTATTTTGTACGAAGACAACACTGCGCTGAGAGAATCGCTTGCCGAATTGCTTGCTGAACAAAACGACTTCGAATTGTTGGGAGCGTTTGGCGACTGCTTGCAGGTCGTTTCGCAGTTACAATCGCTGCGGCCAGATGTGATTCTGATGGATATTGGCCTACCAGGTATAAGCGGAATTGAAGCCGCCGCTATTGCCCGAAGGCTGATTCCGGCGGTAGAGATCATCATACTCACTGTATTTGAAGATGATGATAAAGTGTTTGACGCTTTGTCTGCAGGAGCAAGTGGTTATTTGCTCAAAAAAACCACCCCTGAAAAACTCATCGACGCCATACGGGACATCCAACTAGGCGGGGTCGCCATGTCGCCAGGAATAGCGCGCAAAGTTCTTGGCTATTTTGCTCAAAAACAACAACGAGCCTTGGAATTGGAAAGGCTCTCACCTCGCGAAAAGGAGATATTGCAGCATCTCGCCAACGGGGACAGCCAAAAAATGATCGCCTATGATCTGGGCATCAGCCTGGAAACTGTAAAAACCCACATCAAGCGCATCTACGAAAAATTGCAGGTACATTCTCTGGCTGAGGCCATAGCCAAAGTATTTCTAAACCATTGA
- a CDS encoding 7TM diverse intracellular signaling domain-containing protein, producing the protein MCNKHRIPNVPIALLLCGIFMALSFSASATDTLQADTKAVLELNDHTTNDFIQPEVEFFSDDTGQSNFQAVLSTSAAAWHSVSTLAYQTLKADSRCWIRIRLQNNGDKTRQGLWALSSQEIMKAKHYSITSAGIDSSPVSGQNIPLHQRPVAIPDLVFPVELRAHSQTISYIMMEAGPVQIQTNLNLFIQDHPRFLKSFRMWSTKKGLLTGFMEAFCVVALGLVIFFRTRTHVLYFTYLMGATLFVAADRGVAALHFWPGWPQFYGIAPDFFLFVCLSSFVFLVYYLLQARRFYPALRWLLRMHVLVGLVFVLTEIFKSDVPAGVYDLFAGLFAGLSAFSMLLMLGLAMFQFLKHKNEEAGYVALIFVPLLVTSVTLFATDAGLIKKTVFINDSLINISIVTELCIVSIVVFRNQYLATLRFQMQAQENKLLRMQEMERIAADLHDEVGSTLSSISILSALGKGELQTERIKSRLDRINNQTLEVLEIMNDIIWSIKPNHEHTSYTIERMKAFLSNVLQDHNIRIQWQVNDALNTLNLRAEQRKNMYLILKESINNILKYAQASEIAVAIDWTDGQVVMKIRDNGCGFNVHENRAKGNGLGNMQMRAQKINGALHIESQVPGGTTVQVSFPFVP; encoded by the coding sequence ATGTGTAACAAACACCGAATACCCAATGTACCCATCGCCCTGTTGCTGTGCGGCATATTCATGGCACTCTCCTTTTCAGCATCGGCTACAGATACACTTCAGGCTGATACCAAGGCTGTGCTGGAGCTAAACGATCATACCACGAATGATTTCATTCAACCCGAAGTAGAATTTTTTAGTGACGATACCGGCCAATCCAACTTCCAGGCAGTCCTTTCAACAAGTGCTGCTGCCTGGCACAGCGTGTCCACCCTAGCCTACCAGACCCTGAAGGCCGACTCCCGATGTTGGATCAGAATACGCCTACAAAACAATGGTGACAAAACGCGACAAGGTCTTTGGGCACTGTCCAGCCAGGAGATTATGAAGGCCAAACATTATTCGATTACATCAGCTGGCATAGACTCCTCCCCGGTGTCTGGTCAGAACATCCCCCTTCATCAACGGCCTGTTGCAATTCCCGATCTGGTGTTTCCGGTGGAGCTCCGCGCTCATAGCCAGACCATCAGCTACATCATGATGGAAGCTGGGCCGGTACAAATTCAAACCAATCTTAATTTATTTATTCAAGACCACCCTAGGTTTTTGAAATCATTCCGAATGTGGTCCACAAAAAAGGGGTTGTTAACTGGATTTATGGAGGCATTTTGTGTGGTCGCGTTGGGGTTAGTCATTTTTTTTCGTACGCGAACGCATGTCCTGTATTTTACCTATCTAATGGGAGCCACTTTGTTTGTTGCAGCCGACCGGGGCGTTGCCGCGCTGCATTTCTGGCCCGGGTGGCCACAATTTTATGGCATAGCCCCTGACTTTTTTTTATTTGTTTGTCTGAGTAGTTTTGTATTCTTGGTTTACTATTTGCTTCAGGCCAGGCGTTTTTATCCCGCTTTGAGGTGGTTGCTTAGAATGCACGTGTTGGTCGGCCTGGTTTTCGTGTTGACGGAAATATTCAAATCAGATGTGCCCGCTGGCGTTTACGACCTATTTGCAGGGCTGTTTGCAGGACTATCGGCATTTTCCATGTTGTTGATGCTAGGCCTGGCCATGTTCCAGTTTCTTAAACATAAAAATGAAGAGGCCGGGTATGTGGCACTCATTTTTGTGCCTTTGTTGGTTACTTCGGTGACGCTTTTCGCTACTGATGCCGGGTTGATTAAAAAGACAGTATTCATCAACGACTCACTAATCAACATCAGCATTGTAACAGAACTCTGCATTGTCAGCATTGTGGTTTTTCGCAACCAATACCTCGCTACACTCAGGTTTCAAATGCAGGCGCAAGAAAATAAACTGCTGCGGATGCAGGAGATGGAACGTATTGCCGCTGATCTGCACGATGAAGTCGGCTCTACCCTGAGCAGCATTTCCATTCTGAGTGCACTGGGAAAAGGAGAATTGCAGACAGAAAGAATCAAGTCCAGGCTTGACCGCATCAACAACCAGACGCTGGAGGTACTAGAAATAATGAACGACATCATCTGGAGCATCAAGCCAAACCACGAACATACTTCTTATACGATTGAACGTATGAAGGCTTTTCTGAGCAATGTTTTGCAAGATCACAACATTCGCATCCAATGGCAGGTAAATGACGCACTAAACACCCTGAATTTGCGTGCCGAACAGCGGAAAAACATGTACCTGATTCTCAAAGAGAGCATCAACAATATCTTAAAGTATGCCCAGGCAAGCGAAATAGCCGTTGCCATAGATTGGACGGACGGGCAGGTGGTGATGAAAATACGTGATAACGGATGTGGTTTCAATGTGCATGAAAACCGCGCGAAAGGGAACGGGCTGGGGAATATGCAAATGCGGGCTCAAAAAATAAATGGGGCATTGCACATAGAAAGCCAGGTGCCGGGAGGAACCACAGTACAAGTGTCTTTCCCCTTCGTCCCCTGA